Proteins encoded together in one Planctopirus ephydatiae window:
- a CDS encoding DUF1559 domain-containing protein, which translates to MRNARSAFTLIELLVVIAIIAILIALLLPAVQQAREAARRTQCKNNLKQLGLALHNYHDAFSVFPPSGCIDRNSTSQQPWSAQAFILPYLDGGTIYSRMNFSLGYHHAVNTSAYPPFGPAATRVSVLICPSDPGDRARLNSSGTPEHYPLCYAMNIGRYLVYDPNNGQNGGAAFAPNGKLSTASFTDGTSNTVAMAEVKAFTPRFHDTTGVATEPTAPSQVSGTYTAGGAWSAASGHTEWVCGRAIHTGFTTTFGPNTSVPHVEAGVTYDIDVSSNREGTSFTAPTYGIITSRSYHEGIVQSLLIDGSVRAVSENIDLGIWRALGTRSGGEVLGEF; encoded by the coding sequence ATGAGAAATGCTCGCTCGGCATTTACGCTCATTGAACTGCTCGTCGTGATTGCCATCATCGCCATTCTCATTGCACTCCTCTTGCCCGCTGTGCAGCAGGCGCGAGAAGCCGCCCGCAGAACACAGTGCAAAAACAACCTCAAGCAACTTGGCCTGGCACTGCACAACTACCACGATGCCTTCAGTGTCTTTCCACCTTCCGGCTGCATTGATCGCAACAGCACTTCACAACAGCCCTGGTCGGCTCAAGCCTTCATCCTCCCATATCTGGATGGGGGCACAATCTACAGCCGAATGAACTTCTCGCTGGGCTATCACCATGCCGTGAACACCAGCGCTTACCCACCCTTCGGGCCGGCAGCCACCAGGGTCTCCGTCCTCATTTGCCCCAGTGATCCCGGCGATCGCGCTCGCTTGAACAGCAGTGGCACTCCCGAGCATTACCCTCTGTGCTACGCCATGAACATCGGCCGGTATCTCGTCTACGACCCCAACAATGGGCAGAATGGCGGAGCCGCTTTTGCGCCCAATGGAAAGCTCAGCACAGCCAGCTTTACCGACGGGACCAGCAACACTGTGGCTATGGCCGAAGTGAAGGCCTTTACACCCCGTTTCCATGACACCACTGGCGTTGCGACAGAACCAACCGCTCCCAGCCAGGTATCGGGAACCTATACGGCCGGCGGTGCCTGGTCTGCAGCCAGTGGCCATACGGAATGGGTCTGCGGCAGAGCCATCCACACCGGCTTTACCACCACATTCGGCCCCAATACCTCGGTGCCGCACGTTGAAGCTGGTGTGACTTATGACATTGATGTTTCCAGCAATCGTGAAGGGACCAGCTTTACGGCACCAACGTACGGCATCATCACTTCTCGCAGCTACCACGAAGGGATTGTGCAGTCGCTGTTAATAGATGGCTCGGTCCGTGCGGTCTCCGAAAACATCGACCTGGGAATCTGGCGAGCACTGGGGACACGCTCGGGTGGCGAAGTTCTCGGCGAGTTTTAA
- a CDS encoding diguanylate cyclase has translation MTLTSDSAVLDLVTSAGNGDVVPYTSYPLDSSRVLLGLVNLVRRAERDTAPERADANLCSLISPRVFRSLLNSLLFRDPATLRHSQRVGRLATGLAKYLGWEDRNLRAIQIAALLHDLGKVGVPDSILFKPARLNSDELRLMTKSYLIGVDLLEMCRVDPLIIRIITDSHHRYSREPGGNAIFSDIHQGARILVVADAYESLSNDQVFRRAKAHDEILKLLNENAGTQFDGNIVSALQRWIHTYGPPALDGTMNDDDSLIHYYQPASDAELAEAANFSHLFSYMQTLDELYDGFSIIDCSRRMLVWNRGAVKTHRRPAREVLNTIWKPQVFGYADDRGVPLATSQCPLEAIFATGSSYAATLNMTDGEGEPVSVELQAFPLIDRNQRLQAVAEIYRRTERDEASNVSPEVHALKMMASRDALTRVANRGELDSQIEQLLKKYNSESQSEVFSVIFVDADHFKSINDKHGHTVGDQVLVELARLLQHESYSGEIIGRYGGEEFIVLCPATDVELAVRKSERFRMSIQSMRFADYPSLRITASFGVSQVVNGDTVASLVERADKALYQAKQTGRNRTCHLMTTDARRSAHRFSTDEEEDPLRLMQRFYIGVGQSVVPKMAGFVEAHRAKLLVVEPGRVKMQCGQGTIFGMWGWTNSTRPVILEIVLPELLEEQRGHASRRGPNSPEAICVTIQPKGRPNSQAIFQNRAKLLMQDLKSYLVPCDRQPGMGV, from the coding sequence ATGACGTTAACGTCGGATTCCGCTGTACTGGATCTCGTAACATCCGCTGGAAACGGTGATGTTGTACCGTACACTTCGTATCCACTCGACTCCTCGCGTGTGCTGTTAGGGTTGGTCAATCTTGTCCGTAGGGCTGAACGTGATACGGCTCCCGAACGGGCTGATGCGAATCTTTGTAGCTTGATCAGTCCCCGTGTTTTTCGCAGTCTGCTGAACAGCCTTTTATTCCGAGACCCGGCCACACTTCGGCATAGTCAGCGTGTGGGTCGACTGGCCACTGGCCTGGCCAAGTATCTGGGATGGGAAGACCGCAACCTCAGAGCCATTCAGATTGCCGCATTGCTGCACGATCTCGGCAAGGTCGGTGTGCCGGATAGTATTCTTTTCAAGCCGGCTCGTTTGAACTCTGATGAACTGCGTCTGATGACGAAGAGTTATCTGATTGGCGTTGATCTTCTGGAAATGTGCCGGGTTGATCCGCTGATTATCCGCATCATCACCGATTCCCATCATCGCTATTCGCGTGAGCCAGGTGGGAATGCCATATTCAGCGACATTCATCAGGGGGCACGTATTCTCGTTGTGGCTGATGCCTACGAGTCGCTCAGCAATGATCAGGTCTTTCGCCGGGCGAAAGCGCATGATGAAATTCTCAAGCTGCTCAATGAGAATGCGGGGACTCAATTCGATGGGAATATCGTTTCGGCTTTGCAGCGCTGGATTCATACCTATGGGCCGCCGGCACTTGACGGCACTATGAATGATGATGATTCACTGATTCATTACTATCAGCCTGCCAGCGATGCGGAGCTCGCTGAAGCTGCCAACTTCAGTCATTTATTCAGCTATATGCAAACTCTCGATGAACTGTATGACGGATTCAGTATCATCGATTGCAGTCGTCGTATGCTGGTCTGGAATCGTGGAGCGGTCAAAACTCATCGTCGGCCAGCAAGAGAAGTGCTCAATACCATCTGGAAGCCGCAGGTGTTTGGATATGCCGACGACCGGGGTGTGCCACTGGCCACATCCCAGTGTCCGTTGGAGGCCATCTTTGCCACGGGCAGCAGCTATGCTGCGACCTTGAATATGACGGATGGAGAAGGAGAGCCAGTGAGTGTCGAACTCCAGGCTTTTCCATTGATTGATAGAAATCAGCGGCTGCAGGCTGTGGCAGAAATCTACCGCCGCACAGAACGTGATGAAGCCAGTAATGTTTCACCTGAAGTGCATGCCCTGAAAATGATGGCCAGTCGCGATGCTCTGACGCGAGTCGCGAATCGTGGCGAGCTCGACAGTCAGATCGAACAACTGCTGAAAAAGTACAATTCCGAGAGCCAGAGCGAGGTTTTCAGCGTCATATTTGTCGATGCAGATCACTTCAAGAGCATTAACGATAAGCATGGTCACACCGTGGGCGATCAGGTGCTCGTCGAACTGGCACGACTGCTTCAGCACGAGTCCTATTCAGGCGAGATTATTGGTCGCTATGGCGGTGAAGAGTTTATTGTGCTCTGTCCTGCGACAGATGTGGAACTGGCAGTTCGTAAAAGCGAACGCTTCCGCATGAGTATTCAATCGATGCGGTTTGCCGACTATCCCTCATTGCGAATCACTGCGTCGTTTGGGGTATCCCAGGTCGTCAATGGGGATACGGTCGCTTCGCTAGTCGAGCGGGCTGATAAAGCGCTCTATCAGGCGAAGCAGACGGGTCGGAATCGCACCTGCCATTTAATGACAACAGATGCCCGTCGGTCGGCCCATCGATTTTCGACCGATGAAGAGGAAGATCCACTGCGATTGATGCAGCGTTTTTACATAGGGGTGGGGCAAAGCGTGGTCCCCAAGATGGCGGGATTTGTCGAAGCTCATCGGGCCAAATTGCTCGTTGTCGAGCCAGGCCGGGTCAAAATGCAGTGCGGGCAGGGGACTATTTTCGGCATGTGGGGTTGGACGAATAGCACTCGCCCGGTGATTCTTGAGATTGTGCTTCCAGAGCTTTTGGAAGAGCAGCGTGGGCATGCGTCGAGGCGTGGCCCGAATTCACCAGAGGCGATCTGCGTCACAATCCAGCCCAAAGGGCGGCCGAACTCGCAAGCGATCTTTCAGAATCGCGCTAAACTGTTGATGCAAGATCTGAAAAGCTACCTCGTTCCCTGCGACCGCCAACCGGGTATGGGTGTTTAA
- a CDS encoding sensor histidine kinase, translating to MSALFRKRRTLHLPITLSVTLIVLNVTLMVVWIVLFAQNTWWAALVLGVVVFTLILTGLSIYMVLMIKEVRLNQRQANFVDAVTHELKSPIASLSLHLETLSLRSLSDDQRQKFYATMERELERLDHLITQLLDVGRLNATGTQAASIDLILDTLLRSVAQEVAGHYRKEVTEIFQFDIEAAVLRAPQIVVETIFRNLFDNAIKYGGHPPLIFVEVRAVDHARIVIRVTDNGAGVAPEDRKRIFQMFYRAGNELQRRTKGTGLGLYIVQTLVRQLNGRIHVHPVNNHSWSLSSVRSGLKDLEGKPLETGTTFELILPGRVIT from the coding sequence ATGAGTGCCCTCTTTCGAAAACGTCGCACGCTGCATTTGCCGATTACACTCAGCGTGACTCTGATCGTGCTGAATGTGACTTTGATGGTTGTATGGATTGTGCTGTTTGCCCAGAACACCTGGTGGGCAGCACTCGTACTGGGCGTGGTGGTCTTCACGCTGATCCTCACTGGTCTTTCCATCTACATGGTGCTCATGATCAAGGAAGTCAGGCTCAATCAAAGGCAGGCCAATTTTGTCGACGCCGTCACCCATGAACTGAAATCACCGATTGCTTCGCTCAGTCTGCATTTAGAGACATTGAGTCTGCGCAGTCTTTCCGATGATCAGCGGCAAAAGTTTTATGCCACCATGGAACGCGAACTCGAACGACTGGATCATCTGATTACACAACTGCTCGATGTCGGAAGGCTTAATGCGACGGGGACTCAGGCCGCTTCCATTGACTTGATTCTCGATACACTTTTACGATCTGTCGCTCAGGAGGTGGCAGGGCATTACCGCAAAGAAGTGACCGAGATCTTCCAATTTGATATCGAGGCAGCAGTCCTTCGAGCACCTCAAATCGTGGTAGAGACCATTTTTCGGAATCTCTTCGACAATGCCATCAAATATGGGGGACATCCTCCCCTGATTTTTGTCGAAGTTCGTGCAGTGGATCATGCCCGGATTGTGATCCGCGTGACCGACAACGGAGCGGGTGTCGCTCCCGAAGATCGCAAGCGGATTTTTCAAATGTTCTATCGTGCGGGTAACGAACTGCAGAGACGAACCAAAGGGACAGGCCTGGGTCTGTATATTGTGCAGACGTTAGTCCGGCAGTTGAATGGAAGAATTCACGTTCACCCAGTCAATAATCATTCATGGAGCCTTTCCAGTGTGCGCTCCGGGCTGAAAGATCTGGAAGGCAAACCTCTGGAAACGGGCACCACCTTCGAATTGATCCTTCCAGGACGGGTCATCACATGA
- a CDS encoding response regulator transcription factor, which produces MRILVVEDEEAIAEGLKFNFEQEGYEVVVATDGHEALAAVSQTGGEEFALIVLDLMLPGLSGYEVLRELRQKHVMTPVLVLSARTLSEDKILAFDLGGDQYMTKPFALREILSRVKSLIHRHQSIRSSTPPVPTEAPPAAVQSSSTQGSSPGKFQFGRVIVNFQTFQVFVGERVHSLTTLELELLKYFIEHQGEVLSRTRILNHVWDEHAEVTTRTIDNFVLRLRKLIEPDPSKPVHILSVRGTGYRFLPFPSSQDVTDEEVAE; this is translated from the coding sequence ATGAGAATCCTCGTCGTTGAAGATGAAGAAGCGATTGCCGAAGGTCTGAAATTCAACTTCGAGCAGGAAGGTTATGAAGTTGTCGTCGCGACCGATGGCCACGAGGCTCTGGCTGCTGTCTCACAGACGGGTGGCGAAGAATTCGCCCTGATTGTGCTCGATTTAATGCTCCCGGGACTCTCAGGCTACGAGGTACTGCGCGAACTCCGCCAGAAACATGTGATGACACCTGTCCTCGTCCTCTCCGCCCGGACTCTGAGTGAAGACAAAATCCTCGCCTTCGATCTGGGTGGCGATCAGTATATGACCAAGCCCTTCGCCCTGCGCGAGATTTTGAGCCGGGTGAAAAGCCTGATTCATCGTCATCAATCGATTCGGTCATCCACGCCACCAGTCCCGACTGAGGCGCCACCTGCTGCTGTGCAGAGCAGTTCGACTCAGGGCTCATCGCCTGGCAAATTCCAGTTTGGCCGGGTGATTGTCAATTTTCAGACATTTCAGGTCTTTGTCGGTGAGCGAGTTCACAGCCTGACCACGCTGGAACTCGAATTGCTGAAATACTTTATCGAGCATCAGGGCGAAGTCCTTTCACGAACCAGAATTCTCAATCATGTGTGGGATGAACATGCCGAAGTCACTACACGCACGATCGATAACTTTGTGTTGAGGCTTCGAAAACTGATTGAACCCGATCCTTCAAAACCGGTGCATATTCTCTCGGTTCGCGGGACCGGATACCGGTTTCTTCCATTCCCTTCGTCGCAAGATGTTACTGATGAAGAGGTTGCGGAATGA
- a CDS encoding acyl-CoA desaturase codes for MSPTSLVPPAPNESAVTDHLNHTEQAQSAECSAVDAAPLDTAPLEAAPLDAAPSQLVAPQLTIEDRVRASRASSVRVVGENNPALTTMYESYSPRQLRWDNIDWPVVGWLVLMHAGAIAAPFFFTWTALGVFLVMHWLTGSIGICLAYHRCLSHRSLRLRQPFRFLCTLCGVLSGEGSPLFWTATHRLHHQRSDHEGDPHSPFDGQWWSHIAWLFVRRSPEAKAMVMRRYVPDLIKDPMLQFFERYYGLILIGSGAFFFGIGFLAGGLDWYTGLSVMLWGLCLRMTLVYHGTWFVNSATHLWGYRNYDTRDASKNLWWVAIFAYGEGWHNNHHAHPNVAPAGHKWWEFDITWWSIKALRAIGMAYDIDDRIPQNRSAAEGC; via the coding sequence ATGTCCCCTACCTCGCTCGTCCCACCTGCTCCCAACGAATCAGCCGTGACTGATCACCTCAACCATACAGAACAAGCTCAGTCTGCCGAATGTTCGGCTGTTGATGCGGCACCATTGGATACAGCACCTCTCGAAGCTGCACCTTTAGACGCAGCACCCAGCCAGTTGGTCGCTCCTCAGCTCACCATCGAAGATCGTGTCCGGGCTTCTCGTGCCAGTTCTGTGCGAGTGGTCGGCGAAAACAATCCGGCACTGACAACGATGTACGAATCGTACAGCCCCAGGCAGCTTCGCTGGGATAACATTGACTGGCCCGTGGTCGGCTGGCTCGTGCTGATGCATGCCGGTGCAATTGCTGCTCCATTTTTCTTTACCTGGACAGCCCTGGGTGTCTTCCTCGTCATGCACTGGCTCACGGGAAGCATTGGTATTTGCCTGGCTTATCACCGCTGTCTGTCACATCGCTCGCTGCGGTTACGCCAGCCATTCCGCTTCCTCTGCACACTCTGCGGAGTCCTCTCAGGCGAAGGCTCGCCTCTCTTCTGGACAGCCACTCATCGCCTGCACCATCAGCGGTCTGACCACGAAGGTGATCCTCACTCGCCATTTGATGGACAGTGGTGGTCGCACATTGCCTGGTTGTTTGTCCGCCGCTCACCGGAAGCCAAGGCCATGGTCATGCGCCGTTATGTGCCTGACTTGATCAAGGACCCCATGCTCCAGTTCTTCGAACGCTACTATGGGCTCATCCTGATTGGTTCGGGAGCCTTCTTCTTCGGCATCGGTTTTCTGGCGGGTGGCCTCGACTGGTACACCGGTCTGTCTGTCATGCTCTGGGGTCTGTGCCTCCGTATGACACTCGTTTATCACGGCACCTGGTTCGTGAACTCGGCCACACACCTGTGGGGTTACCGCAACTACGACACCCGCGACGCCTCCAAGAACCTCTGGTGGGTCGCCATTTTCGCCTATGGCGAAGGCTGGCATAACAATCACCACGCTCACCCGAACGTGGCACCTGCTGGTCACAAGTGGTGGGAATTCGACATCACCTGGTGGTCGATCAAGGCCCTCAGGGCCATTGGCATGGCCTACGACATCGATGATCGCATTCCACAAAATCGCTCGGCTGCCGAAGGCTGCTAA
- a CDS encoding Gfo/Idh/MocA family protein encodes MDRRDFLSSTTTAGLLGSTGLWIDPARGAYASLQDSSPVAKKKRRVAAIGVGWYGKCDLLRLMQVEPVDVVALCDVDSQMLANAAELMTTRGKLEKPPALYSDYRQLLAEAKPDIVLIGTPDHWHALTMIAAVEAGADVYVQKPTSVDIAESQAMLATARKHGRVVQVGTQRRSTPHIAEAKQKFIDTGMLGKIGLVEVYCYYHMRAKDNPPITEPPENLDYEMWAGPAPKRPYSALIHPRRWRAFTEYGNGIMGDMCIHMLDTARFMLGLGWPQAVSSVGGIYVDRQSQANIPDTQTATFDFGDLDVVWQHRSYGSTPDPKYPWGVTIYGDKGTLKVSVMSYDFIPQGRGEAVHKDVTYELEEYPEDKTEKDLEKHVAPAIRAHMRNFLKAIDERSKPIADIEEGHISTVSCLLANLSLELGRTLHWDAVNGLVVDDAEANNRLARPYRAPWVHPGVKLS; translated from the coding sequence ATGGATCGACGTGACTTTTTGAGTTCGACCACGACCGCAGGCCTGTTGGGTTCCACGGGACTTTGGATCGATCCCGCTCGAGGTGCGTATGCCTCCCTGCAGGATTCCTCCCCGGTGGCCAAGAAGAAACGTCGTGTGGCCGCGATTGGTGTGGGCTGGTACGGCAAATGCGATCTGTTGCGATTGATGCAGGTGGAGCCAGTCGATGTCGTCGCACTCTGTGATGTCGATTCGCAGATGCTGGCCAATGCAGCCGAGTTGATGACCACGCGTGGAAAGCTCGAAAAGCCACCGGCACTTTACAGTGATTATCGGCAGTTGCTGGCTGAGGCCAAGCCCGACATTGTGCTGATAGGCACGCCAGATCACTGGCATGCCTTGACGATGATTGCGGCTGTCGAAGCAGGTGCCGATGTCTATGTTCAGAAGCCCACGAGTGTCGATATTGCTGAGAGCCAGGCCATGCTGGCGACTGCCCGGAAGCACGGGCGCGTGGTTCAGGTGGGGACACAGCGCCGCAGTACGCCTCATATTGCCGAGGCGAAGCAGAAATTCATTGATACGGGCATGCTGGGAAAAATTGGCCTCGTCGAGGTCTATTGCTATTACCACATGCGGGCTAAAGACAATCCGCCCATTACCGAACCGCCAGAAAATCTTGATTATGAAATGTGGGCGGGCCCGGCACCCAAACGGCCTTATTCGGCACTCATTCATCCCCGCAGATGGCGGGCCTTTACTGAGTACGGCAATGGGATCATGGGTGACATGTGCATTCACATGCTCGATACTGCCCGGTTTATGCTGGGGTTGGGCTGGCCCCAAGCGGTTTCATCCGTCGGTGGGATCTATGTGGATCGTCAGAGCCAGGCCAACATTCCCGATACACAGACGGCGACATTCGATTTCGGCGATCTGGATGTTGTCTGGCAACATCGCAGCTACGGCTCGACGCCCGACCCGAAGTATCCGTGGGGAGTGACGATCTATGGCGACAAAGGAACTCTCAAAGTCAGCGTCATGAGCTACGACTTCATACCTCAGGGAAGAGGCGAAGCTGTCCATAAAGATGTCACCTATGAACTGGAAGAGTATCCCGAAGACAAGACCGAGAAGGATCTCGAAAAGCATGTCGCACCGGCCATTCGTGCTCACATGCGGAACTTTCTCAAGGCGATCGACGAGCGATCAAAGCCCATTGCCGACATTGAGGAAGGGCATATCTCGACCGTGAGTTGCCTGCTGGCAAACCTTTCGCTGGAGTTAGGCCGCACACTTCACTGGGATGCAGTGAACGGGCTGGTTGTTGATGATGCTGAAGCCAACAACCGCCTGGCCAGGCCTTACCGTGCACCATGGGTGCATCCCGGGGTGAAGCTCAGTTGA
- a CDS encoding Gfo/Idh/MocA family protein, which translates to MSHSLHSKIPESRRPDVPLRAGMVGFGMIFDETYRPFFEQAGQRGFYSPDVGVITCELAAVVSLTGRRAEAYRAQAPHHLRTFASETGEQGLQTLLQSSAGAALDAVCIATPDDRHFDAARLALIAGKHVLIEKPSVFSLSELDELHRLAQHHQRLVRVVYHKLFDPDHKRLRTLVVDGVLSHVNHGYCSLLEPKSVGMGQFATWNHGRNPGTYVACHYLKLIDFTFGGRLISVSATGQRGLAGTIDGPTWDSTQLRVTYAYPDRRTASFDIHTSWVTPDNFPGYVEQEVQFRFDNGVWNGHSRKRGIELTVEGRTPHELKTTINTHYNGQAIEPWNEHTQRGYGIEAIERFFREVAYIEYASTGTRTSRLQEVNALSFSSLSADRPVVAAVQALEAILASAVKSCPDGVVRVDTAEGGLTLWLPGAAQPVVLYAPKVYRDE; encoded by the coding sequence ATGAGTCACTCACTTCATTCAAAAATCCCGGAGAGTCGTCGTCCTGATGTTCCACTGCGGGCAGGGATGGTGGGTTTTGGCATGATCTTCGATGAAACCTATCGGCCATTTTTCGAACAGGCGGGGCAGCGAGGATTTTACTCACCTGATGTCGGTGTGATCACTTGCGAACTGGCCGCTGTCGTCAGCCTCACAGGTCGCCGGGCCGAAGCCTACCGGGCTCAGGCACCGCATCATTTAAGGACCTTTGCCAGTGAAACGGGAGAGCAGGGCCTGCAAACGCTGTTGCAAAGTTCGGCCGGCGCTGCACTCGATGCGGTCTGTATTGCCACACCGGATGATCGACATTTCGATGCTGCCCGGCTCGCCTTAATCGCCGGTAAGCACGTGCTGATTGAGAAACCATCGGTGTTTTCATTGAGCGAACTCGATGAATTGCATCGTCTGGCACAGCATCACCAGCGACTGGTGCGAGTCGTCTATCACAAACTGTTCGACCCCGATCATAAGCGCCTCCGAACACTGGTGGTCGATGGAGTTCTATCACATGTCAATCATGGATATTGCTCGCTGTTAGAACCGAAGTCAGTGGGCATGGGGCAGTTTGCCACGTGGAATCATGGCCGCAATCCCGGCACTTATGTAGCGTGCCATTATCTCAAGCTGATTGACTTTACCTTTGGTGGCCGACTCATTTCCGTCAGTGCGACCGGCCAGCGCGGATTGGCTGGCACGATTGATGGCCCGACATGGGACAGCACACAACTGCGCGTCACTTATGCTTATCCCGATCGGCGAACGGCCAGTTTCGATATCCATACCTCCTGGGTGACGCCCGATAACTTCCCCGGTTATGTCGAGCAGGAAGTTCAGTTTCGATTTGATAACGGTGTCTGGAACGGCCATTCCCGCAAGCGAGGTATTGAACTCACTGTCGAAGGGCGCACGCCGCACGAACTGAAAACCACCATCAATACGCATTACAACGGTCAAGCGATTGAACCCTGGAATGAGCACACGCAGAGAGGCTATGGCATCGAAGCCATTGAGCGGTTCTTCCGCGAAGTCGCCTATATCGAATACGCTTCAACGGGGACTCGAACTTCGCGACTGCAGGAAGTCAATGCTCTGTCATTTTCCAGTCTGAGTGCAGATCGTCCTGTTGTCGCAGCGGTACAGGCTTTAGAAGCGATCCTTGCCTCTGCTGTCAAATCTTGTCCGGATGGTGTAGTGCGGGTCGATACAGCAGAAGGTGGCCTGACGTTATGGCTCCCCGGTGCAGCTCAACCGGTGGTTCTCTATGCGCCGAAAGTCTACCGGGATGAATGA
- a CDS encoding DUF1501 domain-containing protein: protein MYDQIAARFSRRTVLSSLAGSLAGLTLGTGLSRWAGANSEVQNAASVVGEPHFPPRAKRVIFLFMHGGVSQVDTFDYKPELSKLDGKTLPFQAAANIDAKPVLMQSPWKFNQYGESGAWCSELFPHIAQQIDRLCIIKSMHSRGQSHGQAVSMLHTGSDNLVRPSVGAWVSYGLGCENENLPAFVSIGPSAGHGGPRNYGAAFLPAIHQATTIGRQGRLGNGQIDFLSQATPEQLELVRAIQTISQKHLDRVGPDAQLQGAIETYDLAYRMQAAAPDVLDLSHETEATKVAYGIGEKATDEFGRQCLLARRLVESGIRYVELSTGNVWDQHGGLRAGHAKNAMAVDQPIAALLNDLDQRGLLDETLVVWAGEFGRTPIVQGNDGRDHNPQGFTVWLAGGGVRSGFSYGETDEVGYFAAKDRVHMHDLHATMLHLLGIDHERLTYKYAGRDFRLTDVHGRVVKEILV from the coding sequence ATGTACGATCAAATTGCTGCCCGATTTTCCCGACGGACGGTTCTTTCCTCACTGGCAGGAAGTCTGGCGGGATTAACGCTGGGTACAGGTCTTTCCCGCTGGGCAGGTGCCAACAGCGAGGTTCAGAACGCAGCGTCTGTCGTGGGAGAACCTCACTTTCCTCCGCGTGCGAAACGGGTCATTTTCCTGTTCATGCATGGCGGCGTCAGTCAGGTCGATACCTTCGATTACAAGCCTGAACTGTCAAAGCTGGATGGCAAAACGTTGCCATTTCAGGCGGCAGCGAACATCGATGCCAAACCCGTTCTGATGCAGTCGCCGTGGAAGTTCAACCAATATGGAGAATCGGGGGCCTGGTGTTCGGAACTGTTCCCCCACATCGCCCAGCAGATCGACAGGCTCTGTATTATCAAGTCGATGCATAGCCGGGGGCAATCGCATGGTCAGGCGGTTTCGATGCTGCATACCGGAAGTGATAATCTGGTGCGGCCCTCTGTCGGTGCCTGGGTCTCTTATGGACTGGGCTGCGAAAACGAGAATCTGCCCGCTTTTGTTTCGATTGGCCCTTCGGCAGGTCATGGCGGGCCACGCAATTATGGGGCCGCCTTTCTGCCTGCGATCCATCAGGCCACAACGATTGGCAGACAGGGCCGGCTGGGAAATGGACAGATTGATTTTCTGAGTCAGGCGACACCTGAGCAGCTCGAACTTGTGCGTGCCATTCAGACGATCAGTCAGAAACATCTGGATCGTGTGGGCCCGGATGCTCAATTGCAGGGGGCGATTGAAACTTATGACCTCGCTTATCGAATGCAGGCTGCGGCACCAGATGTGCTGGATCTCTCACACGAAACCGAAGCGACGAAGGTGGCTTACGGGATAGGCGAAAAAGCGACCGACGAGTTTGGCAGACAATGCCTGCTGGCTCGCAGGCTGGTAGAATCGGGTATTCGATATGTGGAGTTATCCACTGGGAACGTCTGGGATCAGCATGGCGGTTTACGAGCGGGCCATGCCAAGAATGCGATGGCCGTCGATCAACCGATTGCAGCTCTGTTGAATGATCTCGATCAGCGGGGATTGCTCGATGAGACCCTTGTGGTTTGGGCGGGCGAGTTTGGTCGTACGCCGATCGTGCAGGGGAATGATGGACGCGATCATAATCCGCAGGGGTTTACGGTCTGGCTGGCCGGGGGTGGTGTTCGAAGTGGATTCTCGTATGGCGAAACCGATGAAGTGGGCTATTTCGCTGCCAAAGATCGCGTCCATATGCACGATCTGCATGCCACGATGCTGCACCTTCTCGGCATCGACCATGAGCGGCTGACGTACAAATATGCAGGCCGGGATTTCCGACTGACCGACGTGCATGGGCGAGTCGTCAAGGAGATCCTGGTCTAA